One segment of Nothobranchius furzeri strain GRZ-AD chromosome 13, NfurGRZ-RIMD1, whole genome shotgun sequence DNA contains the following:
- the LOC107380652 gene encoding extracellular calcium-sensing receptor-like, whose amino-acid sequence MIFAIEEINNSTELLPDIKLGYQIYDSCASVLVAADVAFQLLNGKEHVFESGNNCSHSGMVMAVVGDSTSTNSISLSHVIRPFNVPLVSYFATCACLSDKQQYPTLFRTIPSDQFQADALAKLVKHFGWTWIGAVRSESDYGNYGMASFRAAAQREGICVEYSVSLLRTDPLSKIQRVADVIRRSTAMVVVAFIASGDLRVLFEEFAREPPPPRQWIGSEGWITDPLLMSYSFCAGAIGVAIQQSVIPGLREFLLDLSPVQVAASSVLTEFWEDAFNCTLIKNFDSGKKECDGTEDIKKLKNPYTDTSQLRITNMVYKAVYAIAHAIHNAVCQETNVSTQCDNDSRLDSKKILTELKKVNFSRNGYPVSFDANGDPVAFYELINWQKSESGVTELVTVGYYDASLPKGQEFHINWNITWVERGTAVPVSVCSESCPLGSHKVLQKGKPICCYDCIPCPEGEISNTTDSPDCSPCPSESWPNAQRDACFPKPVEFLSYDEVLAIILAAFSVSGACLAIITAAIFFHHRTTPIVRANNSELSFLLLFSLTLCFLCSLTFIGAPSDWSCMLRHTAFGITFVLCISCVLGKTVVVLMAFKATLPGSNVMKWFGPPQQRMAVVFFTFIQIIICTVWLLLSPPFPMKNLSTYKEKIILECALGSAVGFWAVLGYIGLLAVFCFVLAVLARKLPDNFNEAKLITFSMLIFCAVWLTFIPAYVSSPGKFTVAVEIFAILASSFGLILCIFAPKCFIILFQPEKNSKKSLMNK is encoded by the exons ATGATCTTTGCCATTGAGGAGATAAACAACAGCACAGAGTTGCTTCCAGACATCAAACTTGGATATCAGATTTATGATAGCTGTGCATCGGTGCTTGTAGCTGCTGACGTGGCCTTTCAGCTGTTAAATGGAAAGGAGCATGTGTTTGAAAGTGGCAATAATTGTTCTCATTCTGGTATGGTGATGGCGGTCGTTGGTGATTCTACATCCACAAACTCCATCAGTCTGTCACACGTAATCAGACCATTCAATGTTCCTCTG GTCAGCTACTTTGCCACCTGTGCCTGTCTGTCAGACAAGCAGCAGTACCCGACCCTTTTCAGAACCATTCCCAGTGACCAGTTCCAGGCCGATGCCCTGGCCAAGCTGGTGAAACACTTTGGCTGGACTTGGATAGGTGCTGTCCGCTCGGAGTCTGATTATGGAAACTATGGGATGGCCTCTTTTCGTGCTGCAGCACAGAGAGAGGGAATCTGTGTGGAATACTCTGTATCTTTACTCCGAACCGACCCGCTTAGCAAGATCCAGAGAGTTGCTGATGTCATCCGCAG GTCAACAGCGATGGTTGTTGTGGCTTTCATAGCTTCCGGTGATCTCAGGGTTCTGTTTGAAGAATTTGCTCGGGAGCCCCCACCGCCTCGCCAGTGGATAGGAAGTGAGGGCTGGATAACTGACCCACTCTTGATGAGCTACAGTTTCTGTGCAGGAGCCATCGGAGTTGCCATTCAGCAATCTGTCATCCCAGGTCTGAGAGAATTCCTACTGGATCTTTCTCCCGTTCAAGTGGCTGCTTCCTCAGTGCTGACTGAGTTCTGGGAGGATGCTTTCAACTGCACACTAATAAAAA ATTTTGATTCAGGCAAAAAAGAATGTGATGGAACTGAAGACATAAAAAAGCTCAAGAACCCGTACACCGATACATCTCAGTTAAGGATCACTAACATGGTGTACAAGGCTGTTTATGCTATAGCTCATGCTATTCACAATGCTGTGTGTCAGGAAACAAACGTTTCCACTCAGTGTGACAACGACAGCAGATTAGACTCCAAAAAG ATTTTAACTGAACTGAAGAAAGTTAACTTTTCCCGCAACGGTTATCCTGTATCATTTGATGCTAACGGAGATCCTGTAGCTTTTTATGAGCTGATCAACTGGCAGaagagtgagagtggagttactgAGCTGGTAACAGTAGGGTACTATGATGCATCACTGCCGAAAGGACAGGAGTTTCACATCAACTGGAACATAACCTGGGTGGAGAGGGGCACTGCT GTCCCAGTATCAGTGTGCTCTGAGAGTTGTCCTCTAGGAAGTCACAAAGTCCTGCAGAAAGGAAAACCCATCTGCTGCTATGATTGTATACCATGTCCTGAAGGAGAGATTAGTAATACGACAG ATTCTCCAGACTGTTCCCCGTGTCCCAGTGAATCGTGGCCTAATGCACAAAGAGACGCTTGTTTCCCCAAACCTGTGGAGTTTCTTTCCTATGATGAAGTCCTGGCAATCATCCTGGCTGCATTCTCTGTTAGTGGGGCCTGTCTGGCCATCATAACAGCAGCTATTTTCTTTCATCACAGAACAACTCCAATTGTCAGAGCCAACAACTCTGAGctgagcttcctgctgctcttctctCTGACTCTGTGTTTCTTATGTTCATTAACTTTCATCGGAGCTCCCTCTGATTGGTCCTGCATGCTGCGACACACAGCGTTTGGTATCACCTTTGTTCTCTGTATCTCCTGTGTTCTTGGCAAAACTGTAGTGGTTTTAATGGCCTTTAAAGCTACACTTCCAGGTAGTAATGTCATGAAATGGTTTGGGCCTCCACAGCAAAGAATGGCTGTTGTTTTTTTCACATTTATTCAAATTATAATCTGTACTGTGTGGCTGTTACTCAGCCCTCCATTCCCAATGAAGAATCTGAGCACATACAAGGAGAAGATCATCCTGGAATGTGCATTAGGTTCTGCTGTTGGGTTCTGGGCTGTGCTCGGGTACATTGGCCTgctggctgttttctgctttgtgttagctgttctagctcggaaactacctgataattttaatgaagccaagctgataaccttcagcatgctgatattctgtgcagtgtggctcaccttcatcCCAGCATATGTCAGCTCTCCTGGAAAATTCACTGTAGCTGTGGAGATATTTGCTATTCTGGCCTCCAGTTTTGGACTGATTCTGTGTATATTTGCTCCAAAGTGTTTCATCATCTTATTTCAGCCTGAGAAAAACTCTAAGAAATCTTTGATGAACAAATAA